Below is a window of Arabidopsis thaliana chromosome 2, partial sequence DNA.
GTCACCACTTAACACGATCGGGACCACAACCACAAACTACAACGATGGTGAACTCGATAGTGGAGGATGATGGTGACTTGAGAGTTGAGATCAAATTTCTATGATTTTGATAAGGTTAACATTGCGTGCTCGTAACATAAGCGgcgagaggaagaagacattATATACATACGTACACACTTCTCACGTTTAGGTCTTGTTTTTAATGAAGATGGGCTTAATGAGAAATTGGGTCTTAGCTTTACCTCCTTTCGCCGTCTCCAGTCACGCCGAGACAGCTCCCTTTCATGCTTCTTCCGCCAGAATCCATCGCCGGATACATCTCGAAGATTGAATCAGAGTATTAAGGTAATTCACGACTATGAATCTTCTGGATTAGCGTCAGTGTATTGTTTATATCGATGTTTGCGactatttttggtttaagttACTGGATTGGTGGTTTTTGAAGAAGCATCAATGTTTATAGGTTTCAGTTGTTTCAAGAACCATTGGATTCATTACTAGTAGTCTATGGTTTCATGATCAAGTAATTGTTGAAACATCGTAAATATCAAGTTTGTAGTAATTGTTCGAACTATCTATGTGAATTGTAGTTTTTTCTGTGTAGTTTACCTTGAGATTATCCACTGCTCTATACCTTGAAATTGAAATAGGCTTCACACTGAAGTTATAAGGACTTGGGGTACAAGAGTCGTTGGTTTGACTCTCCTTGTGATTGGTGCTATGAGAATCAAAGAAGCTTCTGAGATCCCATAACCATGTGTTGTTACTTTGCCACTAGGATTGTTTACGGCCTGCAACCGGAGGCTCTGATGATGGTACATATTTTGTCACCTGAAGACGTTACTAGTAATTATGTTCTTTGTGCTGCTTTTATTCATTAATTGCTTAAACTAAATGTTGTCGTTGCAAGATCTTTGTTCTTGTATGTTGGACAATGCCAATGTGCTATCGCTGAGTTGGATGCATTGGGTGATGAATTATACAAGGACAGTACCCTGATTATGAAGATTCTTAGAGACAATCTCACTTTCTGGACTTCAGATATGACTGTAAGCATCAACACAATATACATTGATCATTGTTCACTAAGTTCTGTAATTGACATGATTATAACTCTTTGGTCAATAGGACGAAGCAGGAGATGAGATCAAGGAGGCAGAACCAAAGGTCTTGTGCAAATGTCATTCTTGTTTCACTGTCTTGTCGGAACCAAAGCATAGTTAATTCATATTCTAGTACTCTCTTGATTAATAATAATTGGAAATGTATTATAGCGAGTAAAAGTAAACATGTGCAACCAagagttgtttctttttgtgaatatGTTTTGTAAAACCATGTATtgtaaccaaacaaaaaggatGTATGtattgttttacaaaatttgaatttttttcttagagaACCCCATTAGTGGTTTTAACCATTGGAGGACAAAAAACTTCAGAGCTCTTATGCAAGTTTTTAAGATTGAAAAAAGCtaattttattcttataaaatGCAGAGAACCCATCATGGGGTTGTAACCATTGGAGATTCTCttacaaatcatatatagtcttttctttattaaaatcGAATCACTATAAGCTTTTAGGAAACGTCAAATTGTCACTAATACTCGGCCCATTGTTGGGAATAAATCTGTATAAGTTTAGAATTGGGCTTGGCAATAGTCAAACGGCAATTCCAATTGTCCTTTTTTTCCTCTCGCACGAgtgtattgatttttttttaacatatgaatttattatttactagatattgataatttctttaaaaagttaatttttttaattaatattatttatatatgaataacaTATTCAAAAGATACATTTTAGgtctataattttattaaataaaaaattgattttttgtctttaaaatgatttatatatataggctatttttttttaatgtatgatACACCTTGTGAcgatttttataactaaaagttatatttaattttaaattgtaCTTGTTgtgttaatattatttattttgtttagtgtttacaattgtataattatattttgatagtTAATTCTAGGGTTTCACCCATAGTATACCATTATATAATAATGGCGATCCAGACATGTCCCATGTAACCATGTCCAATGAAATTaatcatcattttattattttcttataaaattcaaatactataaatatttgaaacttcaaaaaaaaattaatattgatctaaactttataattgtatattgatTGTTATATCGAAGATTTCACCTGTAGAATatcatcccatattaatatcgaccCAAATCCGTCATACCATATAACCCCATCctatgaaattaaacatcattttgtcatagttttataaacttcaaatatttataataatagaacttcaaaaaaaaattatttcgaTCAAAACTTcatttgattgttatatctagaATTTTTATGTGGTATATCgtcccatattaatatcttttttaagtatttataatgtttaattttataatatttaaacttcttataaagttcaaatatttataatatttaaatcttcattaaagttttaaaattatatatttaaaacgtTTTATAAAgcttaacttttaaaaagttaagtatttctaatattttaaaactttttaaagtttcaatccttaaaattaaaaataccGGAGTAAACCGGTTAACATTATTAGTTTTGGATAcctgataaatcaagcttCCTGCTCATTCGTATTAAGAATCATTTTGATCCTTTTTATAGTATGACTTTGAACCATTGTCTAGTTTTTTAAACAATATGAGACCTTTTacacatattttgttttcttcatcgaTTGAGTAATGTATAtcagtttttgaaatttgaattacatGATATGCAGAAAAAATCTAACatttattaactatatgtatttttctataaaatcaaaataaattagaaataagaaaattaaaagtgaaagaggaatttatatatttatatttaatgtaGGTAAAGAGAGTTTAAGAAATTAGCAATTGATTGAATATAGTgcaataaagataaaatttaatgaaggatattaatttaatataaatctttttagAATAGATTTTATAGGgactaaaaattaaatagtatttatttttagacaAATATTTTGCTGGAGGATATTTTATGCAATAACTCAATTGTAATTATTCACAAATTGGAtgttaataaagaaaagtattTATGTAAGTATTTAATGTTGATTGATGAGTTGTAAGTTTTgtactttaaaatattttgtttagatattttttgtagagattaaaaactaaatagtatttacataaaagattttttacaAAAGCTTCACCAAAAATGTCTAAGTAGATTTCAAATTATGATAACTCTTACATGTACGATTTTATCACGGACGATACATTATTATCTTTATTAAATTCATAACATATgacttttttctattttgtaaaCCTTCAACGATCTACGACCTAACGACACTTTTCTCTCTGCATAGAATTATTGCGAATAGTTTTAATTGTAGATAGATGGAGAGCTCTTATGATTGCTAAAGAGACTTTCAAATCATATATTGTAtgatcttttcctttttcttttagggCACATCAAGTTGTCACTAAGACGCGACCCAGTTTTAAATCGATCTACAATTGTAAAGTTTGAAATTGGGCTTGGCAATAGGCAAACGGCAAACCCACTCCCaactgtgtttttttctctctttcgaACGAgtgtattgattttttttttaacatctgtGAGAAACGGTGagtaatatttttatctacatttttgttttgaaaaattgtaaataaagAGTTCTATTCTTAAAacctattttttgttttattaattaattttagtcATTCAAAATTAGTTTGACATGAGCTAAAATTAACTTACGAGATtaacacatatattaaaattatattttaacaaatttttgttttccaaactatttgtgtattttaatatttttgttaataattggtttattattttaaaaaatattattactaagttatagatttgatatgatatacatatgattttggtataaaatttttagtatttatcCATTAATATGAAGTATGTAGAATCATAATAATCCAGTTTATTACGATGAAATAAatagttattatatattgcAAAATAACATGtataagattgaaatttggtttttaaaagaatatactaaattaaatttatcaaaatgtgGAGGTTACTCTAtagaattaaaatatcatcaatttagatattaatttgatttaagataaaatgactaaattaaatattaaaatggtatggattactatttagaattcaaagattatcaataaatatttatatttattttttataccTATCTATTTTGGCAGACTTTAtctaataaatatatctatattattaacttttgttatatgttgTGAATCATGTGGGTGGAGATAATCTTTGTCACTTATAGTATCTTAATCTTGTTTCACAATTTTGTTTGCGTTTGACCAAAGTTCCAAAGAGAATGATGAGAGCACAATTTCGAGTTTGTTGATGAGTCGATAGGGTTTTGTGGgctttaaataattttgtatatgttaGTGATTTATATATAGCTAGGTTTGCAAGTGTTTCATTGGAATTGGATACTACTTTGTAtcatcctactatattatttgggaagtacattttaaatgtaaccttaatttttgtaattaattacatgacaatgctattagaaaaatttaatcaaaaacaaaatcttttaatgacATCATTAAgattaccaaaatcatttaacgacaatattcatctcttaattatagggcttattggatttaaagacaggtcatcaaagatttcctaaactgaagcaaaatatactgaatattcaaatatctatctgttaccaaattataaacaaataagtttgtaaaacaatttaatattttatatacaaaatcaattaaatcttaatcacataaaaattagcacaaaaaaaatatggtacaTTCGGGTCTATAGTagttttgcaagacttttttggtggatttgggtaaaagtgcattcgggtcatatggtacattcccctattaaataaatatggtgcactcctatgttattagctaaaatgtttagattataattcagagtcatatcataaataaaattaatattaataaaataaatggctttttggcaagacgaatttggagggacgggtttttgaatcaacattaataaaaagtaaaatataattaatccactgtttcaatacgggttaaatctttaatttattatttttaataacaattaatatatataaatacttataataattataaacagtaaaaatataactattttataaaaataaaatttgcaagttttaatatatattacttttaaaaaataaatcat
It encodes the following:
- a CDS encoding 14-3-3 family protein (14-3-3 family protein; FUNCTIONS IN: amino acid binding; LOCATED IN: plasma membrane; EXPRESSED IN: cultured cell; CONTAINS InterPro DOMAIN/s: 14-3-3 protein (InterPro:IPR000308); BEST Arabidopsis thaliana protein match is: general regulatory factor 3 (TAIR:AT5G38480.1); Has 2188 Blast hits to 2188 proteins in 345 species: Archae - 0; Bacteria - 0; Metazoa - 1083; Fungi - 268; Plants - 658; Viruses - 0; Other Eukaryotes - 179 (source: NCBI BLink).) translates to MCCYFATRIVYGLQPEALMMLDALGDELYKDSTLIMKILRDNLTFWTSDMTDEAGDEIKEAEPKVLCKCHSCFTVLSEPKHS